The stretch of DNA GGCGTCGGCGGCACCCTCTTCGCCGTGCAACTCGGTCAGGTCGTCGCGCAGCTCGGCACCGAGGTCGTCTCGGGCGGGGACATCGGCATTCCTCTTCTCGAGGACCGCGCGGCGCTGCTGCCGCAGAACGTGCAGGCCTTCGCCGAGGGCCTCGACATTCCCGCCGATCAGATCGCCCTGTATCTGTCCGTGCGGGAGCTCGCCCACGCGCGACTGTTCCGTCACGCGCGCTGGCTGCGCGCCGGGCTGATCACCTCGATCACCGAGTTCGCGCACGGCATCAGCATCGACCTCGGCTCGTTCGAGGATGCGCTGTCGGATCTCGACCCGACGAACCCGGAGCAGCTGCGCGAGGCGCTGATGTCCGGCCGATTCATTCCGCCTCGCTCGCCCGAGCAGGAGGTCGCGCTCGGACGCCTCGAGACGATGCTCGCGCTCGTCGAGGGCTGGGTCGACGTGGTGACCGCCGCTGCGACCGCCCGCCTTCCAAAGAGCGATGCCGTGGCCGAGACGGTGCGCCGTCGCCGCGCGGCGGGCGGTCCTGCGGAGTCGGCGTTCGCGTCGCTGGTGGGGCTCGAGCTGCGGCCGCGTCGTCTGCGCGAGGCGGCGGCGATGTGGCAGCTCATCGGCGACCGTCTGGGCGCCGAGAAGCGCGATTCGCTGTGGTCGCACCCCGACCTGCTGCCGACGGCCGCCGACATCGACGACCCCGAGGCCCTCATCGCCCGCCTGTCGGCTCCGTCGACGGAATCGGACGACATCGACAAGGCGTTGGAAGACCTCCTGAACGACGAGGGCGACCGCCCCAAGGAATCCTGACCCCACTTACCCCTGCGAGCGCGGTGTGTTGCTGCAAGCGCGGGTGTTTGAACACCCGCGCTCGTAGCAACACACCGCGCTCGCGGGGGTGATGAGAGTCAGGCGGCGGTGAGGCCCGTCAGCTTGCCGCGCTCGGCTCGCGTCAGGGGCGGGATGCTCGCCAGCAGCGTCTTCGTGTAGTCGTGCTGGGGGCGGTCGAAGATCTGCTCCACGTCGCCCGTCTCGACCGCCTCGCCGTGGTACATCACCAGCACCCGGTGGGCGAGGTTGCGCACCACCGAGAGGTCGTGCGAGATGAAGAGGATGCTGAGCCCCAGCCGGTCCTGGATGTCGACGAGCAGATCGACGACCTGCGCCTGGATGGTCACATCGAGCGCAGAGACGGGCTCGTCGCAGACCAGCACGTCGGGGTCGCGCATCAGCGACCGGGCGATACCGATGCGCTGACGCTGGCCACCCGAGAACTGGTGTGGGAAGCGCTCCATCATGTCGGGCTTCAACCCGACGAGCTCGAGCAGCTCGGCCACCCGGTCGCGACGCGACGCGGCCGTGCCGATGCGGGCCACCGCGTGCGGCTCGGCGATGACATCGCGCACCCGCATCCGCGGGTCGAGCGACGTGTAGGGGTCTTGAAAGACCATCTGCACGCCCGCCTGCGCACCGGGACGACGACCGCGGGTGCGGCGCGTGACGTCCTGACCGCGATACATCACGGTGCCCGCATCAGCGCTCTCGAGGCCCACCACCATGCGGGCGAGAGTCGACTTGCCGCTGCCCGACTCCCCCACGATGCCGAGGGTCTCGCCGCGACGCAGCACGAGGTCGACGTTGTCGACGGCGCGGGTGACGGTGCGGTTGAACGCCGAGCCGGTGGTGAAGGTGCGGGCGAGACCGGTGACGGTGAGCACCGGCTCCTCGGCGGCGATCGCCGGCTCGAGCACGCGCGCGGGCTCGGGGTGCGGCGCCGAACCGAGCAGCTTCTGCGTGTACGGCTCCTCGGCGGTCGCGAAGATGCGGTCGGCGTCGCCCTGCTCGACGACGTGCCCGTTGTGCATGACGACGAGACGGTCGGCGACCTCGGTGACCA from Herbiconiux sp. L3-i23 encodes:
- a CDS encoding zinc-dependent metalloprotease — its product is MAEPFDSSAGREPDDELREMIRKLLSGEGGIDASAIAGAAGLPSDPAAMAGLIAQLQNAVASSSGGINWKLAADQATTLARSTSLTPTDQQRHEFDSALGVAGLWLDEVTEISELPTTPRLLSRAEWVEQTMPLWSQLAEPVAVSITDALTEMTRDQLPEEMSGMLGGDAGGLLRGVGGTLFAVQLGQVVAQLGTEVVSGGDIGIPLLEDRAALLPQNVQAFAEGLDIPADQIALYLSVRELAHARLFRHARWLRAGLITSITEFAHGISIDLGSFEDALSDLDPTNPEQLREALMSGRFIPPRSPEQEVALGRLETMLALVEGWVDVVTAAATARLPKSDAVAETVRRRRAAGGPAESAFASLVGLELRPRRLREAAAMWQLIGDRLGAEKRDSLWSHPDLLPTAADIDDPEALIARLSAPSTESDDIDKALEDLLNDEGDRPKES
- a CDS encoding ABC transporter ATP-binding protein yields the protein MQNKKDTGSPVLSVRGLDIGFQNASGYTPTVMGLDLDVRAGELVALLGESGSGKTVTARAIMGIQDEAAVVKADTLDLDGVSLLSLTEEQRRKLRGESMSMVLQDALSSLNPVLSIGDQIGEIFRVHRGLGRKAARAKAIELLDLVGIASPQTRVDDYPHQFSGGMRQRILIAMAIALEPKLLIADEPTTALDVTVQAQILRLLHDLRGRLDMGVLLITHDIGVVTEVADRLVVMHNGHVVEQGDADRIFATAEEPYTQKLLGSAPHPEPARVLEPAIAAEEPVLTVTGLARTFTTGSAFNRTVTRAVDNVDLVLRRGETLGIVGESGSGKSTLARMVVGLESADAGTVMYRGQDVTRRTRGRRPGAQAGVQMVFQDPYTSLDPRMRVRDVIAEPHAVARIGTAASRRDRVAELLELVGLKPDMMERFPHQFSGGQRQRIGIARSLMRDPDVLVCDEPVSALDVTIQAQVVDLLVDIQDRLGLSILFISHDLSVVRNLAHRVLVMYHGEAVETGDVEQIFDRPQHDYTKTLLASIPPLTRAERGKLTGLTAA